One region of Jonesiaceae bacterium BS-20 genomic DNA includes:
- the nusA gene encoding transcription termination factor NusA, producing MEIDMGALRLLEREREISLDILVSAIEQALTVAYQRTPDAYRHARVEVDKRNGKVTVWAQEEIEVEPAGEDEEGNYIPAVRTYGQEFDDTPKDFGHVATATARQVIFQRLRDAEDDQVLGQFRDKEGELISGVIQQGPNPRVVHVDLGGTEAVLPEHEQVPTEKYRHGERLRAYIVEVTRRMNGPAITLSRTHPNLVRGLFELEVPEVADGTVEIVAIAREAGYRTKMAVRTRVAGLNAKGACIGPMGQRVRAVMAELHGEKIDIVDYTEDPARFIASALSPASVSSVTILDESMKLARVIVPDYQLSLAIGKEGQNARLAAKLTGWKIDIRSDSGDDED from the coding sequence ATGGAAATTGATATGGGAGCACTGCGCTTACTCGAACGTGAGCGTGAGATCAGCCTAGACATCCTGGTTTCTGCCATTGAGCAGGCGCTAACGGTGGCCTACCAACGCACTCCGGATGCTTACCGCCATGCGCGAGTTGAGGTAGACAAGCGCAACGGCAAGGTGACGGTCTGGGCGCAAGAAGAGATTGAAGTTGAGCCAGCAGGTGAGGACGAGGAGGGGAACTACATCCCCGCCGTGCGCACCTACGGCCAAGAGTTTGATGACACCCCGAAAGACTTTGGCCACGTAGCAACCGCAACCGCGCGCCAGGTCATTTTCCAGCGCCTGCGTGATGCTGAGGATGACCAAGTGCTCGGGCAGTTCCGGGACAAAGAGGGCGAACTCATCTCCGGAGTCATTCAGCAGGGTCCCAACCCGCGGGTTGTTCACGTTGATCTCGGAGGCACCGAAGCGGTCCTTCCCGAGCACGAGCAGGTACCAACCGAAAAGTACCGTCACGGTGAGCGGCTACGTGCCTACATCGTAGAGGTCACCCGGCGCATGAACGGTCCGGCTATTACCTTGAGCCGTACCCACCCCAACCTCGTGCGTGGTTTGTTCGAGCTCGAGGTTCCAGAGGTTGCCGATGGCACGGTTGAAATCGTTGCGATCGCGCGTGAGGCTGGCTACCGCACCAAGATGGCGGTGCGCACCCGCGTGGCAGGCCTGAACGCAAAGGGAGCCTGCATCGGCCCAATGGGTCAACGTGTACGGGCCGTCATGGCCGAGCTGCACGGCGAGAAAATCGACATCGTCGACTACACGGAAGACCCTGCACGGTTCATTGCATCGGCCCTATCGCCAGCATCGGTGAGTTCAGTCACCATTCTTGATGAATCAATGAAGCTGGCTCGGGTCATTGTGCCGGATTACCAGTTGTCACTCGCGATTGGTAAAGAGGGCCAGAACGCCCGTCTTGCCGCGAAACTGACCGGCTGGAAGATTGACATCCGGTCCGATAGCGGCGACGACGAAGACTAG
- the rpsO gene encoding 30S ribosomal protein S15, producing MPLTPEVKKSIIAEYGANESDTGSPEVQVALLTQRINDLNEHLKGHKHDHHSRRGLLLLVGQRRRILGYLQKVDVVRYRSLIERLGLRR from the coding sequence GTGCCGCTCACTCCAGAAGTAAAGAAGTCCATCATTGCCGAGTATGGTGCAAACGAGTCAGACACTGGTTCGCCAGAGGTCCAGGTTGCACTACTTACTCAGCGCATCAACGACCTGAATGAGCACCTCAAGGGTCACAAGCACGACCACCACAGCCGTCGCGGTCTGCTGCTTCTTGTAGGTCAGCGCCGTCGTATTCTTGGCTACCTGCAGAAGGTAGACGTAGTGCGCTACCGTTCACTGATTGAACGTCTAGGCCTGCGCCGCTAA
- the infB gene encoding translation initiation factor IF-2 encodes MAKIRVYELAKELGVESKTIMSKLTELGEFVRSASSTIEAPVARKLRDAVPAVEKAAPEAKAPAKAAPKSTAKAEAKPAGSKPAAKPAAKPSAAKPTAVKPATEKPAPAKASAPEAAEPAAKPAAAKPTGVKPGAKPASAKPAATEAPASEQAAPAAQTPAADADAPRAAGPRPGNNPFASAQGMPRSGAPRPGAPRPGAPRPGGQPRGGRPGNNPFATAQGMPRPGQRPDRGDRPDRNQGPARGHGQTEGAPAPERTGGPRPGAPRPGAPRPGAPRPGAGGPRPNPGMMPTRSNTPRPGDRAGAGAAGGAGAPAGGRPGGRGGFTPGGGRPGGAPGGAPAGAGGGFPGRPGGGGRPGPGGRGTTAGAFGRAGGRPVRGRKSKRAKRQEFEQMQAPSLGGVQVPRGNGSTPVRLRRGSSLSDFADKIDANPASLVTVLFHLGEMATATQSLDEDTFGLLGVELGYVIEMVSAEEEDRELLGGFAIDLEAEEAEETDEDLKARPPVVTVMGHVDHGKTSLLDAIRKADVGAGEAGGITQHIGAYQVHLITAEGDDRALTFIDTPGHEAFTAMRARGAQVTDIAILVVAADDGVMPQTVEAINHAQAAGVPIVVAVNKVDKDAANPAKIRQQLTEYNLVAEEYGGDTMFVDVSAKQLMGMDALLESVLLTADAALDLRANPDKDARGVAVEANLDKGRGAVATVLVQSGTLRVGDSIVAGTAHGRVRAMFDEHGNALDEATPARPVMVLGLTSVPRAGDTFLVAPDDRTARQIGEKREAAERAALLAKRRKRISLEDFAQALEQGKVETLNLVLKGDVSGAVEALEDALLKINVGDEVDLRIIHRGVGAITQNDVNLATVDNAIIIGFNVKPAERVTDLAEREGVDIRYYSVIYQAIDDVEASLKGMLKPEYEEAQLGTAEIREVFRSSKFGNIAGSLVRSGEIRRNSKARVLRDGVVIGDNLSIESLKRFKDDATEVREGFECGIGLGSFNDLRPEDIIETWEMREIPRK; translated from the coding sequence GTGGCTAAGATCCGCGTCTATGAGCTCGCGAAAGAGCTCGGTGTGGAAAGTAAGACGATCATGTCCAAGCTGACTGAACTTGGAGAGTTCGTCCGTTCGGCATCGTCAACGATTGAAGCGCCCGTTGCGCGCAAATTGCGCGATGCTGTTCCGGCTGTTGAAAAAGCAGCGCCGGAAGCTAAAGCACCCGCAAAAGCAGCACCAAAGTCAACCGCAAAGGCTGAGGCTAAGCCAGCCGGTAGCAAGCCAGCTGCCAAGCCAGCGGCCAAGCCATCCGCTGCCAAGCCGACAGCAGTTAAGCCAGCTACGGAAAAGCCTGCCCCTGCAAAGGCGTCGGCTCCTGAAGCGGCAGAACCTGCGGCTAAGCCTGCAGCTGCTAAGCCAACCGGAGTAAAGCCAGGCGCGAAGCCAGCGTCAGCCAAGCCAGCCGCGACCGAAGCTCCGGCTTCCGAGCAGGCTGCGCCGGCAGCGCAGACACCGGCCGCAGATGCCGATGCACCACGCGCCGCAGGGCCGCGTCCGGGTAACAACCCGTTCGCATCCGCCCAAGGTATGCCACGTTCCGGCGCCCCACGTCCGGGCGCCCCACGTCCGGGCGCGCCACGTCCGGGGGGACAGCCACGAGGTGGCCGTCCAGGCAATAACCCATTTGCAACCGCGCAGGGTATGCCACGTCCGGGCCAACGCCCAGACCGTGGCGACCGTCCAGACCGTAACCAGGGTCCAGCCCGTGGTCACGGCCAAACCGAAGGTGCACCAGCGCCGGAGCGCACCGGCGGTCCACGCCCGGGCGCACCGCGTCCAGGCGCTCCACGTCCGGGTGCCCCGCGCCCAGGCGCAGGTGGCCCACGCCCAAACCCAGGCATGATGCCTACCCGTAGCAACACGCCACGTCCAGGTGACCGTGCCGGAGCGGGCGCAGCCGGGGGAGCAGGTGCCCCAGCAGGCGGTCGTCCAGGCGGTCGCGGCGGATTCACTCCGGGTGGCGGCCGTCCAGGCGGAGCTCCGGGTGGCGCCCCAGCCGGTGCAGGCGGCGGTTTCCCAGGTCGTCCAGGTGGCGGTGGCCGTCCGGGCCCAGGTGGTCGCGGTACAACAGCCGGTGCTTTTGGTCGTGCAGGAGGCCGTCCCGTTCGCGGACGCAAGTCAAAGCGCGCCAAGCGTCAAGAGTTTGAGCAGATGCAGGCCCCCTCACTGGGTGGCGTGCAGGTGCCACGCGGCAATGGCTCCACGCCAGTGCGTCTGCGTCGCGGCTCATCACTGAGCGATTTCGCTGACAAGATTGATGCGAACCCAGCAAGCTTGGTTACGGTCCTGTTCCACCTCGGTGAAATGGCAACCGCAACCCAGTCCCTCGATGAAGACACCTTTGGTCTGCTCGGGGTAGAGCTCGGGTACGTCATTGAAATGGTCTCCGCAGAAGAAGAAGACCGCGAGCTCCTTGGCGGGTTTGCAATCGACCTCGAAGCTGAAGAAGCGGAAGAGACCGATGAAGACCTCAAGGCGCGTCCACCGGTCGTTACCGTCATGGGTCACGTTGACCACGGTAAGACGAGTCTGCTTGACGCCATCCGTAAGGCTGACGTTGGAGCGGGCGAGGCCGGCGGTATTACCCAGCACATCGGTGCCTACCAGGTCCACCTCATCACCGCAGAGGGCGATGACCGCGCACTGACCTTCATTGACACCCCCGGTCACGAGGCGTTTACCGCCATGCGTGCACGTGGTGCTCAGGTCACTGACATTGCGATCCTCGTTGTTGCAGCCGATGACGGTGTCATGCCGCAGACGGTTGAGGCCATCAACCACGCTCAGGCAGCTGGCGTACCAATCGTGGTAGCGGTGAACAAGGTTGATAAGGACGCGGCCAACCCGGCCAAGATCCGTCAGCAGTTGACCGAATACAACTTGGTTGCTGAGGAATACGGTGGCGACACCATGTTCGTAGACGTATCCGCTAAGCAACTCATGGGTATGGATGCACTGCTCGAATCCGTACTGTTGACCGCTGACGCAGCGCTCGACCTACGTGCCAACCCTGACAAGGACGCTCGCGGTGTAGCCGTTGAAGCTAACTTGGACAAGGGCCGCGGAGCCGTTGCAACCGTTCTGGTTCAGTCCGGAACGCTGCGCGTTGGTGACTCAATTGTTGCCGGAACCGCACACGGACGTGTTCGTGCCATGTTCGATGAGCACGGCAACGCGCTCGACGAGGCCACCCCGGCACGTCCGGTCATGGTCCTTGGTCTGACCTCGGTGCCACGCGCTGGAGATACCTTCTTGGTAGCTCCGGACGACCGCACTGCTCGTCAGATCGGTGAGAAGCGTGAAGCTGCCGAGCGGGCCGCACTCTTGGCTAAGCGCCGCAAGCGCATCAGCCTGGAAGACTTTGCTCAAGCGCTTGAGCAGGGCAAGGTTGAAACCCTCAACCTCGTGCTTAAGGGTGACGTTTCCGGTGCCGTTGAGGCGCTTGAGGACGCACTGCTCAAGATCAACGTGGGCGACGAAGTCGACTTGCGGATCATCCACCGCGGTGTTGGTGCGATCACGCAGAACGACGTTAACCTCGCAACCGTGGATAACGCGATCATCATCGGCTTCAACGTCAAGCCAGCCGAGCGGGTAACCGACCTGGCTGAGCGCGAAGGCGTAGATATCCGGTACTACTCGGTTATTTACCAAGCAATCGACGACGTTGAGGCATCGCTCAAGGGCATGCTTAAGCCAGAATACGAAGAAGCCCAGCTGGGAACCGCAGAGATCCGTGAGGTCTTTAGGTCATCCAAGTTCGGTAACATCGCTGGATCACTCGTTCGTAGTGGTGAGATCCGCCGTAACTCCAAGGCACGCGTTCTGCGTGACGGTGTGGTTATCGGTGACAACCTTTCGATTGAGTCGCTCAAGCGTTTCAAGGATGACGCAACCGAGGTCCGCGAGGGCTTCGAGTGTGGAATCGGTCTTGGGTCGTTCAACGACCTGCGTCCCGAGGACATCATTGAGACCTGGGAAATGCGTGAGATCCCACGTAAGTAG
- a CDS encoding bifunctional riboflavin kinase/FAD synthetase produces the protein MYKWIDAASVPQDFGPSVVTIGNFDGVHRGHQFVFDRVISRAQELGGAAVALTFDPHPALVHKPQTAAPILTGLTDKLELMEQAGLDATVVLSYSLEFAKLSPREFARTYLVDLLDAKMVVIGRDVRFGKDNAGDLATLEALGAELGFEVDVVDDYGAPSGGERWSSSVVRQLVFGGEMGAVTQLLGRNHRMRGTVVHGDARGRELGFPTANMSQDSDGMVPADGVYAGWVSVVGSERSLQNMPAAISVGTNPTFDGAQRRVESYVIDRKGLELYYTEVIVEFVQRLRPTLRFDSMEALIEQMTLDVDQARIILR, from the coding sequence GTGTATAAGTGGATTGACGCAGCAAGTGTCCCGCAAGATTTTGGTCCGAGCGTGGTCACCATTGGGAACTTTGACGGTGTGCACCGCGGGCACCAGTTCGTTTTTGACCGGGTTATTTCCCGTGCTCAGGAACTTGGTGGGGCAGCGGTTGCGTTGACTTTTGATCCGCACCCGGCCCTCGTGCATAAACCGCAAACCGCAGCGCCCATTTTGACCGGACTCACCGACAAGCTTGAGCTCATGGAACAGGCAGGTCTGGATGCGACCGTGGTGCTTTCGTATTCCCTCGAGTTTGCAAAGTTATCGCCGCGAGAATTTGCCCGCACCTATTTGGTTGACCTTCTGGACGCCAAAATGGTGGTGATTGGCCGTGACGTTCGGTTTGGAAAAGACAACGCCGGGGACCTGGCGACCCTAGAAGCGCTCGGCGCCGAACTCGGGTTTGAGGTTGACGTGGTCGATGATTACGGCGCCCCATCCGGAGGAGAACGGTGGAGTTCATCCGTTGTGCGCCAGTTGGTGTTTGGCGGGGAGATGGGCGCGGTCACCCAGCTGCTTGGTCGCAATCACCGCATGCGCGGAACCGTGGTGCACGGTGACGCTCGTGGGCGCGAGTTAGGGTTTCCAACCGCCAACATGAGCCAAGATTCAGACGGTATGGTTCCGGCCGACGGCGTCTACGCGGGCTGGGTCTCCGTGGTTGGCTCGGAACGGTCCTTACAGAACATGCCGGCCGCTATTTCGGTGGGGACTAACCCAACCTTCGATGGTGCCCAGCGCCGCGTCGAATCCTACGTGATTGACCGAAAAGGGCTTGAGCTCTACTACACGGAAGTTATTGTCGAGTTTGTCCAGCGCCTGCGTCCGACCTTGCGGTTTGATTCGATGGAGGCATTGATCGAGCAGATGACGCTGGATGTCGACCAAGCCCGGATCATCCTGCGTTAG
- the rimP gene encoding ribosome maturation factor RimP produces MTTSSSPQLLEESLRPVVEQAGLFLEEVSITKAGKSSVVRVLIDLPGTTRGSVTLDQVAEATQLISAALDEVKWLASAYTLEVSSPGATRPLETERHFARATGRLIRVTLTDGTKFTERLVAVNDSTLTFEQGREVALETVRQAQVEVELKRLEEVQDEDFDDQAQLASDLEDEG; encoded by the coding sequence TTGACCACGTCATCCTCCCCGCAATTGCTCGAGGAGAGTCTGCGGCCGGTAGTAGAACAAGCCGGGCTCTTCCTTGAGGAAGTATCCATCACCAAGGCTGGCAAATCATCGGTCGTGCGGGTGCTGATTGACCTGCCCGGTACCACCCGGGGTTCAGTTACGTTGGACCAGGTTGCGGAAGCAACCCAGCTCATCTCTGCCGCACTTGACGAAGTCAAGTGGCTAGCCAGCGCCTACACGTTAGAAGTTTCTAGCCCTGGGGCAACTCGGCCGCTTGAGACCGAGCGGCACTTTGCCAGGGCAACCGGCCGCCTCATCCGCGTGACTTTGACGGATGGCACCAAATTTACCGAGCGCCTAGTAGCGGTAAATGATTCGACACTAACGTTTGAGCAGGGCCGTGAAGTCGCCCTTGAGACTGTGCGCCAGGCGCAAGTTGAGGTAGAGCTCAAACGACTAGAAGAAGTACAAGATGAAGATTTTGATGACCAGGCGCAGTTGGCGTCTGATCTAGAAGACGAGGGCTGA
- a CDS encoding proline--tRNA ligase: protein MLLRLSTMFVRSLREDPADAEVQSHKLLLRAGYIRRAAPGIYTWLPLGLRVLNKVEAVVREEMEKAGAQQVHFPALLPREPYEQTDRWTEYGPNLFRLQDRRGGDYLLAPTHEEMFTLLVKDMVSSYKELPVTLFQIQNKYRDEARPRAGLIRGREFIMKDAYSFDMTDAGLDASYQAQRDAYEAIFTRLGLEYVIVAATSGAMGGSRSEEFLNPVAIGEDTFVRTAGGYAANVEAMVTPAPAEIDFSDAPAAIKRHTPDTATIAALVDQANRDYPRTDGRQWTAADTLKNVVLAVTEPDGTRNIVVVGIPGDREVDLKRIEALFEPAEVEPATDADFGKHKFLVKGYIGPEILGENSESKVKFLVDPRVVSGTQWITGANEFEQHVFGLVAGRDFVADGTVEAAEVRAGDIAPDGLPVELARGIEIGHIFQLGRKYSEALGLKVLDENGKQATVTMGSYGIGVSRVMAALAEANNDDKGLAWPAHIAPAHVHIVATGKDAEIFEAADKLAQDLAARGVEVIYDDRPKVSPGVKFKDAELYGVPLIAVVGRGLANGVIEVRPRAGQAEELQYATAAETIAQQVSDLLG from the coding sequence ATGCTCCTACGTCTTTCAACAATGTTTGTGCGCTCACTGCGCGAGGACCCAGCCGACGCTGAGGTCCAAAGTCATAAGCTTCTCCTACGCGCTGGATATATTCGCCGTGCCGCCCCGGGTATCTACACCTGGTTGCCGCTGGGACTGCGTGTTCTTAATAAGGTTGAAGCGGTCGTCCGCGAGGAAATGGAAAAAGCTGGTGCTCAGCAGGTCCACTTCCCAGCCTTGCTGCCGCGTGAGCCGTACGAGCAAACCGATCGTTGGACCGAATACGGACCAAACCTGTTCCGGTTGCAAGACCGTCGCGGTGGGGACTACCTGTTAGCACCCACCCACGAGGAGATGTTTACACTCCTGGTCAAGGACATGGTCTCCTCCTACAAGGAGCTTCCGGTAACCCTGTTCCAAATCCAAAATAAGTACCGGGATGAGGCGCGTCCCCGTGCCGGTCTCATCCGTGGCCGCGAGTTCATCATGAAGGATGCATACTCGTTCGACATGACCGACGCCGGTCTGGATGCGTCCTATCAGGCGCAGCGTGACGCGTATGAGGCTATCTTTACCCGTTTGGGCCTGGAATACGTTATTGTCGCGGCCACCTCGGGCGCGATGGGCGGCTCCCGTTCTGAGGAGTTCCTAAACCCGGTAGCCATTGGTGAAGACACGTTTGTGCGCACCGCAGGCGGATATGCTGCCAACGTTGAAGCCATGGTGACCCCGGCCCCAGCCGAGATCGACTTTTCCGATGCCCCAGCTGCGATTAAGCGTCACACTCCCGACACGGCCACTATTGCCGCGTTGGTAGACCAAGCAAACCGGGATTACCCACGAACCGACGGGCGTCAGTGGACCGCAGCGGACACGCTCAAGAACGTAGTGCTTGCTGTCACCGAGCCGGACGGCACCCGCAACATTGTGGTCGTCGGTATCCCAGGTGACCGCGAGGTTGACCTCAAACGAATTGAGGCATTGTTCGAACCAGCCGAGGTTGAACCGGCAACGGACGCCGACTTTGGTAAGCACAAGTTCCTGGTCAAGGGGTACATTGGCCCCGAGATTTTGGGCGAGAACAGCGAATCCAAGGTCAAGTTCCTGGTTGACCCACGCGTGGTTTCTGGAACCCAGTGGATCACGGGAGCCAACGAGTTCGAACAGCACGTGTTCGGTTTGGTTGCCGGTCGCGACTTTGTAGCTGACGGCACGGTTGAGGCCGCCGAGGTACGCGCGGGCGACATCGCGCCGGACGGACTGCCGGTCGAGCTGGCCCGCGGTATCGAGATCGGGCACATCTTCCAGCTCGGTCGCAAGTACTCCGAGGCCCTTGGACTCAAGGTACTCGATGAGAACGGTAAGCAGGCCACGGTCACCATGGGCTCCTACGGCATCGGTGTTTCCCGGGTCATGGCCGCATTGGCTGAGGCCAACAACGATGACAAGGGACTGGCCTGGCCGGCCCACATTGCTCCGGCACACGTGCACATTGTGGCGACCGGTAAGGACGCGGAGATCTTTGAGGCGGCCGACAAGCTCGCCCAGGATCTGGCCGCGCGCGGGGTGGAAGTTATTTACGATGACCGCCCCAAGGTCTCACCAGGTGTGAAGTTCAAGGATGCCGAGTTGTACGGAGTTCCCCTGATTGCGGTGGTAGGACGCGGTCTAGCCAACGGCGTGATCGAGGTGCGCCCACGTGCAGGACAAGCCGAGGAACTTCAGTATGCAACTGCAGCTGAAACAATTGCGCAGCAGGTTAGCGACCTCCTTGGCTAG
- the truB gene encoding tRNA pseudouridine(55) synthase TruB, whose translation MTQTPPARGRSSKRAPAPDGLVIVDKPQGFTSHDVVGKMRGIAATRKVGHAGTLDPMATGVLVIGIGKATKLLTYIVGADKQYLATIRLGAATTTEDAQGDITQVSDPGELTVAEVSAAALHLTGDIMQIPSAVSAIKVDGKRAYDRVRAGEVVELAARPVTVSEFAITDVRPVAAEFGPAIDVDCVVTVSSGTYVRALARDLAAHLGTHGHLTALRRTRVGGYLLETARTLEQLQQELLADDGDAQPAISVLPLADAARAIMAVRELSTQEVTAVGYGQRLTALAREAGTKNSGTVTYAGISPQGELVAVLADDGSKARPVLVLAAAQ comes from the coding sequence ATGACACAAACCCCGCCGGCACGCGGCCGGTCTTCTAAGCGCGCCCCGGCCCCAGATGGCCTAGTGATCGTTGATAAGCCACAGGGGTTTACCAGCCATGACGTGGTCGGTAAGATGCGCGGGATCGCCGCGACCCGCAAGGTGGGACACGCGGGAACGCTTGACCCCATGGCAACCGGTGTCCTAGTGATAGGTATTGGCAAAGCGACCAAGTTGTTGACCTATATCGTTGGGGCCGACAAGCAATACCTTGCGACCATTAGGTTGGGCGCCGCGACCACCACCGAAGACGCCCAAGGTGACATCACGCAGGTCAGCGATCCGGGTGAGCTAACGGTCGCTGAGGTGAGCGCTGCAGCGCTCCACCTGACCGGTGACATCATGCAGATCCCAAGTGCAGTGAGCGCAATCAAGGTCGACGGCAAGCGCGCCTACGACCGCGTGCGTGCGGGCGAAGTAGTTGAACTTGCAGCCCGCCCCGTGACCGTAAGTGAGTTTGCAATCACGGATGTGCGCCCGGTTGCGGCCGAGTTTGGGCCTGCGATTGATGTCGACTGTGTGGTTACCGTGTCCTCGGGAACATACGTGCGAGCTTTGGCAAGGGATCTCGCCGCCCACTTGGGAACGCACGGACACCTCACGGCGCTGCGCCGGACCAGGGTGGGTGGGTACCTCTTGGAAACGGCGCGTACGCTCGAGCAACTACAACAGGAACTCCTCGCTGATGACGGGGATGCGCAACCAGCTATCTCCGTGCTGCCGCTTGCCGATGCCGCCCGTGCGATCATGGCGGTGCGCGAGTTGAGCACACAAGAAGTTACGGCTGTGGGCTATGGCCAACGGCTGACCGCGCTTGCGCGCGAGGCGGGTACAAAGAATTCCGGCACCGTTACCTATGCGGGGATCAGCCCGCAGGGCGAATTGGTTGCAGTTCTGGCAGATGACGGGTCGAAGGCCCGACCAGTTTTGGTGCTTGCAGCGGCCCAATAG
- the rbfA gene encoding 30S ribosome-binding factor RbfA, translated as MVDHPRARKMAERIQVIVAQMLDTKIKDPRLGFVTVTEVKVTGDLQSASVFYTVFGDEEDRVNTAAALESAKGLIRSEVGKQVGTRLTPTIDFYLDSVPENAANFDKALHEAQRCDAELQALRAGKSHAGEADPYRKDADEETAD; from the coding sequence ATGGTTGACCACCCCCGCGCACGCAAGATGGCCGAACGTATCCAGGTCATCGTTGCACAAATGCTTGACACCAAAATCAAAGATCCCCGCCTCGGCTTTGTAACCGTAACCGAGGTCAAGGTAACCGGTGACCTCCAAAGCGCCTCCGTGTTTTACACGGTCTTTGGCGATGAAGAAGACCGCGTGAACACCGCAGCGGCACTCGAAAGCGCCAAGGGTCTCATTCGTTCTGAGGTAGGTAAGCAGGTAGGAACGCGCCTGACCCCTACCATTGACTTCTACTTGGACTCCGTTCCGGAGAATGCCGCCAACTTCGACAAGGCCCTGCATGAGGCGCAGCGTTGTGACGCGGAACTCCAGGCGCTGCGTGCGGGCAAGTCTCACGCCGGTGAAGCCGACCCATACCGTAAAGATGCAGACGAAGAAACAGCGGACTGA
- a CDS encoding DUF4439 domain-containing protein, giving the protein MSKKLARRAPLTPQHTNTSGLATRLRFWGAGVLTVALLTGCGLRLETTVPQPIVPDANELSRQAMVNDFVLIQQDARSTLEAGTLDAAATATLTAVLDRNAQYEDLLGGVYSSGLPQDDSEFETAASSLSSSQSAAENHDGQAVIDRILASTGRLRTTLPLAQDPELARLESSMAIGNLLLANDLAAAGGLEFAPPQFLEEPIPESVLDLISVHNTTALIQNEDAAGYSLEVIAAMQEPDERATALQQAKVHRETAEFWATTAGISQTAQDPRTVAYALPFELTKDVPVASADELRRLAHGLTTELATGYVDLIALAAPESRMFYFDNAIRATFLDTAWGKPSGPLPYFSSSAQFLAATPEADSPDAVN; this is encoded by the coding sequence ATGTCCAAAAAGTTAGCGCGCCGCGCACCCCTTACACCGCAGCACACCAATACCTCAGGATTAGCCACTAGGCTGCGCTTCTGGGGTGCCGGTGTTCTGACCGTAGCACTTCTAACAGGTTGCGGACTACGCCTTGAAACCACGGTTCCCCAACCGATTGTGCCGGATGCGAACGAACTGTCACGCCAAGCAATGGTGAACGACTTCGTGCTGATCCAACAAGATGCGCGGTCAACGTTAGAAGCGGGCACGCTCGATGCTGCCGCAACCGCAACGCTGACGGCGGTCCTTGACCGCAACGCACAGTATGAGGACCTGCTCGGTGGCGTCTACTCCTCGGGGCTCCCCCAGGACGACTCCGAATTTGAGACCGCGGCGTCCTCGCTGTCTTCGAGTCAGAGCGCTGCAGAAAACCACGATGGCCAGGCGGTCATTGACCGGATCTTGGCCTCGACCGGCCGGCTGCGTACCACGCTACCGCTGGCGCAGGACCCGGAACTTGCTCGGCTGGAAAGTTCCATGGCAATTGGTAACTTGCTGCTCGCCAACGACTTGGCTGCCGCGGGTGGACTCGAGTTTGCCCCACCGCAGTTTCTTGAGGAGCCCATCCCAGAATCTGTTTTGGACCTCATCAGCGTGCACAACACTACGGCCCTTATCCAAAATGAGGATGCGGCCGGTTACAGTCTTGAAGTGATCGCTGCCATGCAGGAGCCAGATGAGCGGGCAACCGCGTTGCAACAGGCCAAGGTCCACCGTGAGACTGCGGAGTTTTGGGCCACAACGGCAGGGATTTCCCAAACCGCCCAAGACCCCCGAACGGTCGCCTACGCACTCCCGTTCGAACTAACCAAAGATGTTCCGGTGGCCTCAGCAGATGAGCTGCGCCGGCTAGCTCACGGGCTCACAACCGAGCTTGCGACAGGTTACGTCGACCTCATCGCACTGGCTGCTCCGGAAAGCCGGATGTTCTATTTTGACAATGCTATTCGGGCCACGTTCCTAGATACCGCATGGGGAAAGCCCTCCGGCCCGCTTCCCTATTTCTCGTCAAGCGCGCAGTTCCTCGCCGCGACTCCCGAGGCTGATTCCCCTGATGCGGTGAACTAA